A single Pseudomonas sp. HN11 DNA region contains:
- the ahcY gene encoding adenosylhomocysteinase — translation MSAVNTPADFNDYKVADMSLAAWGRRETFIAESEMPALMGLRRKYAAEQPLKGARILGCIHMTIQTAVLIETLVALGAEVRWSSCNIFSTQDQAAAAIAAAGIPVFAWKGETEEEYEWCLEQTILKDGKPWDANMILDDGGDLTELLHKKYPQILDRVHGVTEETTTGVHRLLDMLAKGELKIPAINVNDSVTKSKNDNKYGCRHSLNDAIKRGTDHLLSGKQALVIGYGDVGKGSSQSLRQEGMIVKVSEVDPICAMQACMDGFEVVSPFIDGVNDGTEASIDKALLGKIDLIVTTTGNVNVCDANMLKALKKRAVVCNIGHFDNEIDTAFMRKNWAWEEVKPQVHKVHRTGAGDFDPQNDDYLILLAEGRLVNLGNATGHPSRIMDGSFANQVLAQIFLFGQKYADLSPAQKAERLTVEVLPKKLDEEVALEMVRGFGGVVTQLTKTQADYIGVTVEGPFKPHAYRY, via the coding sequence ATGAGCGCAGTAAACACGCCTGCAGATTTCAACGACTACAAAGTCGCCGACATGTCCCTCGCCGCCTGGGGCCGTCGCGAAACCTTTATCGCCGAATCCGAAATGCCTGCCCTGATGGGTCTGCGCCGCAAGTACGCCGCTGAGCAACCGCTCAAAGGCGCCAGGATCCTCGGCTGCATCCACATGACCATCCAGACCGCCGTGCTGATCGAAACCCTGGTTGCCCTGGGTGCCGAAGTACGCTGGTCGTCCTGCAACATTTTCTCGACCCAAGACCAGGCCGCTGCCGCCATCGCTGCTGCCGGTATCCCGGTATTTGCCTGGAAAGGCGAGACCGAAGAAGAGTACGAGTGGTGCCTGGAGCAAACCATCCTGAAAGATGGCAAGCCATGGGACGCCAACATGATCCTCGACGACGGCGGCGATCTGACCGAGCTGCTGCACAAGAAGTACCCGCAGATCCTCGACCGCGTCCACGGCGTGACCGAAGAAACCACCACCGGCGTACACCGCCTGCTGGACATGCTGGCCAAGGGCGAGCTGAAAATTCCGGCCATCAACGTCAACGACTCCGTGACCAAGAGCAAGAACGACAACAAGTACGGCTGCCGTCACAGCCTGAACGATGCCATCAAGCGCGGCACCGACCACCTGCTGTCGGGCAAGCAAGCCCTGGTGATCGGCTACGGTGACGTGGGTAAGGGTTCGTCCCAGTCCCTGCGCCAGGAAGGCATGATCGTCAAGGTTTCCGAAGTTGACCCGATCTGCGCCATGCAAGCCTGCATGGACGGTTTCGAAGTGGTTTCGCCGTTCATCGATGGCGTCAATGACGGCACCGAAGCAAGCATCGACAAAGCCCTGCTGGGCAAGATCGACCTGATTGTGACCACCACCGGCAACGTGAATGTCTGCGACGCGAACATGCTCAAGGCGCTGAAGAAGCGTGCCGTTGTCTGCAACATCGGTCACTTCGACAATGAAATCGACACCGCTTTCATGCGCAAAAACTGGGCATGGGAAGAAGTGAAGCCACAGGTACACAAGGTTCACCGTACCGGTGCAGGTGATTTCGATCCGCAGAACGACGATTACCTGATCCTGCTGGCTGAAGGCCGCCTGGTTAACCTGGGCAACGCCACTGGCCACCCAAGCCGCATCATGGATGGCTCGTTCGCCAACCAGGTACTGGCGCAGATCTTCCTGTTCGGCCAGAAGTACGCCGACCTGTCGCCCGCGCAGAAAGCCGAGCGTCTGACCGTGGAAGTCCTGCCGAAGAAACTCGACGAAGAAGTGGCCCTGGAAATGGTCCGCGGCTTCGGCGGCGTGGTGACTCAACTGACCAAGACCCAGGCCGACTACATCGGTGTGACCGTCGAAGGTCCGTTCAAGCCGCACGCCTATCGGTACTAA
- a CDS encoding substrate-binding periplasmic protein, which produces MPVILKLATAALFTCLSLAAYGEKLRIVTEPWAPYVYEQQGSMQGLDYETTMIVFQRLGVEVQWQFLPWKRCLAMLDQAHADGALDIFHSHERDALLLYPSEPLSEVEFVLFYANEHPHPVQGLEDLRGLTVGTSPGYLYGAEFSDSSQFNREPAPSHEANFGKLMLGRIDLVITDRRVGQHVIKALGLEGKVSQAPVVVSRQQQFLAVRRGAGMDLLVQRFAAELKRFKQEPAYSTLSARYGGIQAITGSGRTVEQQESSAP; this is translated from the coding sequence ATGCCCGTCATTCTTAAGCTTGCGACCGCTGCCCTTTTTACTTGCCTGAGCCTGGCTGCTTATGGCGAGAAACTGCGCATTGTGACCGAGCCTTGGGCGCCCTATGTGTATGAGCAACAGGGCAGCATGCAGGGACTGGACTACGAAACCACAATGATCGTATTCCAGCGCCTGGGGGTGGAGGTGCAATGGCAGTTCCTGCCGTGGAAGCGCTGCCTGGCCATGCTCGATCAGGCTCATGCCGACGGGGCCCTGGATATTTTCCACAGCCATGAACGCGACGCGTTGTTGCTCTACCCCAGCGAACCGCTGTCGGAAGTGGAGTTCGTACTCTTCTATGCCAATGAACATCCACACCCCGTCCAGGGCCTCGAAGATTTGCGCGGCCTTACCGTTGGGACGTCGCCGGGTTATCTGTACGGTGCCGAATTCTCTGACTCCTCCCAGTTCAACCGCGAGCCCGCTCCCAGCCATGAGGCCAACTTCGGCAAGCTGATGCTGGGGCGCATCGACCTGGTGATCACTGACCGCCGAGTGGGCCAGCATGTGATCAAGGCGCTGGGCCTGGAAGGCAAGGTCAGCCAGGCACCCGTCGTGGTCAGCCGTCAGCAACAGTTCCTCGCAGTGCGTCGTGGCGCGGGCATGGACCTGCTGGTACAACGCTTTGCCGCCGAGCTCAAACGCTTCAAACAAGAACCGGCCTATAGCACCTTGAGCGCCAGATATGGCGGAATCCAAGCGATTACGGGCTCGGGACGCACCGTTGAGCAGCAGGAAAGCAGCGCGCCGTGA
- the metF gene encoding methylenetetrahydrofolate reductase [NAD(P)H], with amino-acid sequence MSQDRRYSFEFFPTKTDAGHEKLMATATQLASYNPDFFSCTYGAGGSTRDRTINTVLQLESQVKVPAAPHLSCVGDSKDDLRGLLTQYKQAGIKRIVALRGDLPSGMGMASGELRYANDLVSFIREETGDHFHIEVAAYPEMHPQARNFEDDLQNFVRKANAGADSAITQYFFNADSYFYFVERIQAMGVNIPIVPGIMPITNYSKLARFSDACGAEIPRWVRKQLEAYGDDVLSIQAFGEQVISTMCEELLQGGAPGLHFYTLNQAEPSLAIWNNLKLPR; translated from the coding sequence ATGTCCCAAGACCGTCGCTACAGCTTCGAGTTCTTCCCGACCAAGACCGATGCTGGGCATGAAAAACTGATGGCGACTGCCACGCAGCTGGCCAGCTACAACCCCGACTTCTTCTCTTGCACTTACGGTGCCGGTGGCTCGACCCGTGATCGTACGATCAACACCGTGCTGCAGCTGGAAAGCCAAGTCAAAGTTCCCGCCGCTCCGCACTTGTCGTGCGTGGGCGACAGCAAGGACGACCTACGCGGCCTGCTGACCCAGTACAAGCAAGCCGGTATCAAGCGCATCGTTGCCCTGCGCGGTGACCTGCCGTCCGGCATGGGCATGGCAAGCGGAGAGCTGCGCTACGCAAACGACCTGGTGAGCTTCATCCGTGAAGAAACCGGCGACCATTTCCATATCGAAGTAGCGGCTTACCCGGAGATGCATCCTCAAGCCCGCAATTTCGAAGACGATCTGCAAAATTTCGTGCGCAAGGCCAACGCCGGCGCCGACAGCGCGATCACCCAGTACTTCTTCAACGCCGACAGCTACTTCTACTTCGTCGAGCGCATACAGGCGATGGGCGTGAACATCCCGATCGTGCCAGGCATCATGCCGATCACCAATTACAGCAAGCTGGCGCGTTTCTCCGACGCCTGCGGTGCCGAGATCCCACGTTGGGTGCGCAAACAACTGGAAGCCTATGGCGACGACGTCCTGAGCATCCAGGCATTCGGCGAACAGGTCATCAGCACAATGTGTGAAGAATTGTTACAAGGTGGTGCGCCAGGCCTGCATTTCTATACCCTGAATCAGGCTGAACCGAGCCTTGCCATCTGGAACAACCTCAAGCTGCCACGCTGA
- a CDS encoding DEAD/DEAH box helicase: protein MSFASLGLSEALVRAIEAAGYTEPTPVQQRAIPAVLQGRDLMVAAQTGTGKTGGFALPILERLFPNGHPDKSQRHGPRQPRVLVLTPTRELAAQVHDSFKLYARDLKFVSACIFGGVGMNPQVQAMSRGVDVLVACPGRLLDLCGQGSVDLSHVEILVLDEADRMLDMGFVHDVKKVLARLPAKRQNLLFSATFSQDITALAGKLLHNPERIEVTPPNTTVERIEQRVFRLPASHKRALLAHLITAGAWEQVLVFTRTKHGANRLAEYLDKHGLTAVAIHGNKSQNARTKALADFKAGTVRILVATDIAARGLDIDQLPHVVNFELPNVDEDYVHRIGRTGRAGRSGEAISLVAPDEEKLLKSIERMTKQKIADGDLMGFDASAVEAEKPEARERPDVRNPRNPRGPKGDGPNGGGGGGGRRDKGKDKGKEKSASSGRGERPAREQKPREGTPAREQRQPSQPPRAAADRAPDEFLDDDVDNFGNRVDYVPQAKPAQGRGRRPGAPAQGAGAPRGGQPQGGRQNGPRNSNGGTTGTPPAKRNGPRNGAPRDGQARRDDSRSNNRRPARDDQPRLSEPAVQNPRGGPAPKIIHKESKADRFPTPEQLDQLPGRPRGEKPALLTRNR, encoded by the coding sequence ATGTCCTTTGCTTCCCTCGGTCTCTCCGAGGCTTTAGTCCGCGCCATCGAGGCAGCGGGCTATACCGAGCCTACTCCGGTGCAACAGCGGGCCATTCCCGCCGTGTTGCAAGGTCGCGACCTAATGGTTGCGGCTCAGACAGGTACTGGTAAAACCGGCGGCTTCGCCCTCCCGATTCTGGAGCGGTTGTTTCCCAATGGTCACCCGGACAAATCCCAGCGTCACGGCCCGCGCCAACCCCGCGTACTGGTCCTGACCCCCACCCGCGAACTCGCCGCCCAGGTGCATGACAGCTTCAAGCTGTATGCCCGCGACTTGAAGTTCGTCAGTGCCTGCATCTTCGGCGGCGTCGGCATGAACCCACAGGTTCAGGCCATGTCCCGTGGTGTAGACGTGCTGGTGGCCTGCCCAGGTCGTTTGCTCGACCTGTGCGGCCAAGGCAGCGTCGATTTGTCCCACGTAGAGATCCTCGTGCTGGACGAAGCCGACCGCATGCTCGACATGGGCTTTGTCCATGACGTGAAAAAGGTCCTTGCCCGCCTGCCGGCCAAACGTCAGAACCTGCTGTTCTCGGCCACGTTCTCCCAGGACATCACCGCCCTGGCCGGCAAGCTGCTGCACAACCCGGAACGCATCGAAGTCACGCCGCCGAACACCACGGTCGAGCGCATCGAGCAACGCGTCTTCCGCCTGCCAGCCAGCCACAAGCGTGCGCTGCTGGCCCACCTGATAACCGCCGGTGCGTGGGAACAGGTGTTGGTCTTCACCCGTACCAAGCACGGCGCCAACCGCCTGGCCGAGTACCTGGACAAGCACGGCTTGACCGCCGTCGCCATCCACGGCAACAAGAGCCAGAACGCGCGCACCAAGGCTCTGGCCGATTTCAAGGCCGGCACCGTACGCATCCTGGTCGCCACCGATATCGCCGCCCGTGGCCTGGATATCGATCAACTGCCACACGTGGTCAACTTCGAGCTGCCAAACGTCGATGAAGACTATGTGCACCGTATCGGCCGTACCGGCCGTGCCGGTCGTTCGGGTGAGGCCATCTCCCTGGTTGCTCCCGACGAAGAAAAACTGCTGAAAAGCATCGAGCGCATGACCAAGCAGAAAATCGCCGACGGCGACCTGATGGGCTTCGATGCCAGCGCCGTGGAGGCCGAGAAGCCTGAAGCCCGTGAGCGGCCGGACGTGCGCAACCCACGCAACCCACGCGGCCCGAAGGGCGATGGCCCGAACGGCGGCGGTGGTGGCGGTGGTCGTCGCGACAAGGGCAAAGACAAAGGCAAGGAAAAATCTGCCTCCAGCGGCCGTGGCGAACGCCCAGCCCGCGAGCAGAAGCCCCGTGAAGGCACCCCGGCCCGCGAACAGCGCCAGCCGAGCCAGCCACCACGCGCCGCTGCTGACCGTGCGCCGGACGAGTTCCTTGACGACGATGTGGATAACTTCGGTAACCGCGTCGACTACGTGCCACAGGCCAAACCGGCCCAAGGCCGTGGCCGTCGCCCAGGCGCCCCCGCACAGGGCGCAGGCGCTCCCCGTGGCGGTCAGCCACAGGGCGGTCGCCAGAACGGTCCACGCAACAGCAACGGCGGTACCACCGGTACGCCGCCTGCCAAGCGCAACGGCCCGCGCAATGGCGCACCTCGTGACGGCCAGGCCCGTCGCGACGATTCGCGCAGCAACAACCGTCGCCCGGCCCGTGATGACCAGCCTCGCTTGTCCGAACCGGCTGTGCAGAACCCACGCGGTGGCCCGGCGCCGAAGATCATCCACAAGGAGTCGAAGGCAGATCGTTTCCCGACACCGGAGCAACTGGATCAGTTGCCAGGCCGTCCTCGTGGTGAAAAACCAGCGTTGCTGACACGTAACCGCTGA